A window of the Tachysurus fulvidraco isolate hzauxx_2018 chromosome 6, HZAU_PFXX_2.0, whole genome shotgun sequence genome harbors these coding sequences:
- the cfap97d2 gene encoding uncharacterized protein CFAP97D2 — MQHKSHQPLQPCASKYLQFRWDKSGYEIHNKKVQSAKAKVNTTPPKIYNHILLKRKKKMMEEERLSTIQRDNRMLLDKISHIKQTSGQIDCRNEYVNKRLDTDKRQEALLEIVKDNKIILRRLAQCTPYYSVQVWNEQWIKTLDVMKSIGRFPPLSHAQRPVDVLPQKTMRFSKEEANEEHMI, encoded by the exons ATGCAGCATAAATCTCACCAACCCCTGCAGCCCTGTGCCAGCAAATACCTGCAGTTCAGGTGGGATAAGAGTGGCTatgaaatacacaataaaaag GTTCAGTCTGCGAAGGCCAAAGTTAACACAACTCCACCTAAGATCTATAATCACATTCttctgaaaaggaaaaagaaaatg ATGGAGGAAGAACGACTTTCAACAATTCAAAGAGACAATCGGATGCTACTGGATAAAATATCCCACATCAAGCAAACCTCTGGTCAGATTGATTGTAGAAATGAGTATGTGAATAAAAG GCTTGAcacagacaaaagacaagaagctCTGCTTGAAATTGTGAAAGATAATAAGATAATTCTTCGACGTTTAGCACAGTGCACACCATACTACAGTGTACAGGTGTGGAACGAACAGTGGATAAAAACACTTGATGTAATGAAGAGCATTGGACGATTCCCACCATTAAGTCATGCTCAG AGACCTGTAGATGTTTTACCACAGAAGACCATGAGGTTTTCGAAAGAGGAAGCAAATGAAGAACATATGATATAA